The sequence ATATTTCTGAAGCATTACTTCCTTCTCGCTATATTCCATGTTGTTATTAAAAATCACTATTTGGCTACAAAGGTAATGCTTTTTTTGTAAACACAAAAGAAAAATGAAAGAAAATTAGCAAAATTTTCAACTTCTCTTGGCTTTTTCCCAAGCGCCACTGTGATTATGGCTGCGCAGGTAGGCCATTCCGCGAAAAACATTGAGGTTCATAAAAACAAAATAGTAGGCGGTGTAAAGCAGCTTGTTCTTAACGCCGTGACGGGCCAAAAGCCAGCCGGCAAAGGCGCCTAGATAGAACAAAATCTGTGCTGCTAACATCAAATCGAAAAACGAACCTGCGCGCATTACAGAAAGTAATATGTTGATACCCAGTAAGATAACCATTGCGATTGGAGTAATGCTCCAACGCAGCACGCGGTGACTGATGTACTGGAAGCTTACCAGCGGGTACTTGATGGGGTTGAGCAAACTGCGCAACCACCAGATGCTTTGAAGTCCGCCGGCAGCGATACGGCGCTTGCGTTTGCTCTCTTCAAAAATGTTGGCAGAGCCGTACTCCTGAGCGTAGGCATCGGGGGTGTAGGCGATGCGCTTGCCATCCTGTACCACAAACATTGACATCATGAAATCGTCTAACAGGGCATTGTCGGGAACCTCGCGTACCAGCTGGGGGTCGATGGCGTAGAGTTCGCCGGCGGCACCCATGGCCGAGAACAGCTCGCTGTCCCAACGTTTCAAGGTGCTCTCGTAGCGCCAGTACAGACCTTCGCCCTCGGCAGCCATCTGGCCCTCCTTGCGGGCGGCCACGCGTTTCTCGCCCGATACACAGCCCACGGTGGGGTCGGTAAACAGGCGGGCAATCTCCTTCATGGCGCCTGGATTAATCATGGTGTTGGCATCGGTAAAGGCCACATAGCGGGTCTTGAGTTCCTGCAAACCGTGCTTAAGGGCGGCCGACTTGCCGCGGCGCTCGGGGCTGAACACGATATCAACCTCGGGGTAGGCCTTAAGCAGCTCGTTGGTGCGGTCGGTGCTGCCATCGGTTACCCACATAATACGGAACTTTTCGCGGGGGTAATCGATAGCCAGGGTGTTGGCCATCTTCTCGGGCACCACATCTTCTTCGTTATAAGCACAAATAAGCAGGGTGATGGTGGGCAGCTGCTCATCGGCAGGCACGACGGCCTTGCGGGGAGCGCCCGCAAAAAGCCGTTTTAGCCTGAGGATGATGTATAATAGAATTCCATAACCTAAATAGGTGTAGAATACTATGAGCAACATGGCCCAGAATAGGATTTTTAGTGTGAGCATAGGTTTTCGATATAAGAGTTTTATTACTTTGTTTCGATTTCTTCCTTCATGTCTATATATTGCCTGTCGGCATCATAGAACTCGTACTGAAGGAACGCCAGCTTCTGCGAGGGGATGACCCGTACGCCCAGTCCGTACTTCATTTGCCACTTCATCTTGAGGCTGAATAGGCCTTGGTTAATGTAGGCGGCAACGTAGGGATGAACGTGCAGATAGAACTTGCGCATACCTATCTTATTTACTAGGGTGTCAATCTTACTCTCGAGGGTATCAGTGAACAGGATGCTCGACTTGATAGTACCTTTACCGAAACAAGTGGGGCAGGTTTCCTCGACGTTCACATTCATAGCGGGGCGAACGCGCTGACGGGTAATCTGCATCAATCCGAACTTAGAAAGGGGCAGGATATTGTGCTTGGCTCTGTCCTTCTGCATGTTCTTGCACATGCGCTCGTAGAGCAGCTGGCGGTCCTCGGGTAACTTCATGTCGATAAAGTCGACGATGATGATACCACCCATATCACGGAGCCTGAGCTGGCGGGCCAGCTCGTCGGCAGCTCCAAGGTTGGTTTCGAGGGCGTTGGCCTCCTGATTGTTCTCTTTCTTGATTCGCGTACCGCTATTCACATCCACTACATGCATGGCCTCTGTGTGTTCGATAATCAGATAAGCACCATGTTTGTAGTTTACCGTTTTTCCAAAGCCCGACTTGAGTTGCTTGGTTACATCGAAATTGTCGAAAATGGGTACCGTGCCGTTATAGAGCTTAACGATATCCTTCTTTTCGGGTGCGATGAGTCCCAGATAGTTCTTGATTTCGTCGTAGATGCCGCTGTCGTTTACATGGATGCCGTCGTAAGTGGGATTGAAGAGATCGCGCAACAGTGCTACGGCCCTGCTTTCCTCCTCGAAGCAGAGTTGTGGTCGCTCTGTGGTCTTCTGTACTTTGCTAATCACGTCTTCCCAACGCTTCAACAGTATCTTCAGCTCGGCATCAAGTTCAGCTGCGCGCTTTCCCTCGGCTACTGTACGTACAATAACACCGAAATTCTTTGGCTTGATGCTCTGAATAAGCTGTTTCAGTCGGCTACGTTCTTCGCCCTTCTTGATTTTGGTCGAAACAGAAACACCGTCCTCGAAAGGAATGAGCACCAGATAACGGCCGGCAAAACTCAACTCGCAGGTGAGGCGTGGACCCTTGGTGTTAATAGGTTCCTTTACAATTTGTACCAGTATTTCCTGACCAACCTTCAAGGTGTTGGCAATGCTGCCATCCTTTTTAAGTTCTGGCTGGATGTGGGCTTTCTGGATAGGGTAGAGCTTCTTGCGGTCGCTCACTACCTGTTTCAGATATTTCTCGTAAGAGTTAAATTGAGTTCCCAGATCAAGATAATGCAGGAATGCAACACGTTCGGCTCCGACATCAACGAAACAAGCGTTAAGTCCTGGCATCAGCTTCTTGACCTTTGCCACATAAATGTTGCCCACCGAGAACGACGCCGTGCGCTGCTCCTGCTGGTACTCTACCAGCTGCTTATCCTCGAGCAGGGCAATGCTTATGTCCTTTGGCTGCACATCAATGATAACTTCACTTGTCATTGTCTTTCTCCTTAATTGTTTTCCTTAAAAATTCTTGAGGGAATGTCTCGTTAGCACTAAAAAGGGTGTGCCGCTATCCATTATAGATTAGCAAGACACACTCCTTTCATTTCTTTACTATTGGTCACAGAGGATCAAGATTTACTTGCTCTTATGACGATTCTTGCGCAGGCGCTTCTTACGCTTGTGAGTAGCCATCTTGTGGCCCTTCTTTTTCTTTCCGTTTGGCATAATACTTAATAATTTATAATGTTAATTACTTCATTTTTTCAATAAAGCTCTTCGAAGGCTTGAAGGCGGGAAAGTCGTGAGCCTCGATTACCAGTGTGGTGTTCTTAGAGATGTTGCGGGCGGTCTTCTGAGCACGACGCTTCACTACGAAAGTACCGAAGCCACGCAGATATACATTCTCCTTCTCAGAAGCGAGACTCTCGCGGATGCACTCCATGAATGCCTCTACTGAGATGGCTACATCTTTCTTAGCCAGGCCGGTCTCTTCAGCAATTCTGTTGATGATTTCTGCCTTTGTCATTTCTTTATCTGTTTCTTTCTCTTTTATATATTAATAATGTGTAAACTCGAAATTCTTCGATTTCGGACTGCAAAGTTACTAATTTTCAGCCGATTACGAAAATATTTCTCGTTTTTTTTTCAAAAAATCACAAAAATCACCGCTTTTTGGCCGTTTTTTTGTATCTTTGCACCACAAAATGAAGGAAAAATAACATGAAGCAGACAAAAATTGTAGCTAGCATTAGTGACAGAAGATGTGATCAGGATTTCATCCGCAGTCTCTTCGAGGCAGGCATGAATGTAGTGAGAATGAACACGGCGCATGCCGATGAACAGGGTATTAAAAACATAATTAATAATGTGCGTAGCGTGAGCCACCACATTGGTATCCTTATCGATACCAAGGGTCCTGAGGTGCGTACCACCGGATGCCCAGAGCCCATCGCCTATAAAACAGGTGATGTGGTGAAGATTTTCGGTCGCCCCGAAATGGATACCACGCACGACATCATTAACCTGTCGTATGCCGACTTTGCTGCCGACGTACACGAGGGTTGTCATATCCTGTTCGACGACGGTGCACTCGACATGAAGGTGATCGGTATCAACGGTCCAGCTGTAATCGCTCAGGTGCAGAACGACGGTGTGCTGGGTTCGCACAAGAGCGTAAACGTGCCCGGTGTTCACATCGCACTGCCTACGCTGACCGAGAAGGACCGCAAGAACATTAAACTGGCCATCGACCAGGACATCGACTTTATTGCTCACAGCTTTGTGCGCTCGGCTGCCGACGTGCGTGCCGTGCAGGCTATCCTGGATGCCTACAACAGCGACATCAAGATTATCTCGAAAATCGAGAACCAGGAGGGTGTGGACAATATCGACGAGATTATCGAGGCTTCGTACGGTATCATGATTGCACGTGGCGACTTGGGTATCGAGGTGCCCATCGAGCGTATTCCTGGTATCCAGCGACAGATTATCCGCAAGTGCGTACGCGCTAAGAAGCCTGTAATCGTTGCTACACAGATGCTGCACACCATGATTAATAACCCACGCCCCACACGCGCCGAGGTTACTGATATTGCTAATGCTATCTACTATCGCACCGATGCACTGATGCTGTCGGGCGAGACTGCCAGCGGAAAATATCCTGTAGAGGCCGTTCGCACCATGGCCGCTATCGCCGAACAGGCTGAGAAGGACAAGATGCGCGAGAACGACATCGAGGTGCCCCTGTCACCAACATGCGATATCCGCGAGTTTATGGCTCACTCGGCTATCGAGGCCACCGAAAAGCTGGGTGTGAAGGGTATCATCACCGACGCCAGCTCGGGCGACACCGCTCGCAACCTGGCTGCCTTCCGTGGTCCTAACCCCGTGCTGGCTATCTGCTACAACGATAAACTGCAGCGTCTGCTGAACCTTTCATATGGTGTAATCCCTGTATTTCAGAAGGAGCATATCGACAACGAGGTGCTGTTCCATGCGGCTGTACGCATGCTGCGCCAGAAGGGTTACGTGCAGGATGCTGATAAGATTGCCTACCTGAGTGGAAACGTAGGCGAGGGCGGTGGCACCAAGTTCCTGGAGATTAACACCGTGAAGGAGGTGATGACCAACCAGTATAAGTTCCACCTGCCACACTCAAATAAATAGACTTTACTTTATAAACTAACATTAATGGATATGAATTTTAAAAGAACACTCATGACGATGAGTATCGCAGCTGTGATGCTGCCAACTTTTGCCGCTGACGGACTGCCTAAGGGCGCACCCGATTTCAGCAAGATTAAGGAAACCGACTACCTGCCTGCCATCGAGAAGGCTATCAAGCTGAAGCGACAGGAGATCAACAAAATTGTAAGCAACAAGCAGAAGCCTACCTTCAAGAACACCATCCTGGCGTTGGAGAAGAGCGGACTGGAGCTTGACAAATGGCTGAACGTAGCCGAGGGACTGGCCAGCGCACACAAGACGCCCGCCATTGCCGAGGCTGAGAAGAAGTCGACACCGCTGCTGACTGAGCTGGAGAACGAGATCTCGTTCAACAAGGCGCTGTTTAAGCGTGTGAAATATGTTTACGACAACGAGTACAAGAACCTGAAGGGCGAAGACAAGCGCCTGACCGAGGTGGTATATAAGGGTTTTGTACGTTCGGGTGCTCTGCTGGATGATGCCAAGATGGAGCGCATGATGCAGATTAATATGCGTATATCGGAGCTGCAGCAGCAGTGGGGCGACATGCTGCCCGCTGCTACCAACAACGCTGTGGTTTGGGTATATAGCAAGGACGAGCTGAAGGGCTTGAGCGATGCCGATATTGCCCAGTGCAAGAAGGATGCCGAGACTCGTGGAGGTAAGGCTCCTTACGCTATCGTGATAGTAAACACTACCCAGCAGGCTATCCTGAGCAGCTTGGAAAACCGCGATCTGCGTCGCCGTGTGTTCGAGGCTTCACGTCATCGTGCCGACGGCTCTGATCAGTACAACACCTTCCCCCTGGTAGTTGAGATTGCTAAGCTGCGCGCCGAGAAGGCCGAGCTGATGGGCTATAAGAACTACGCCTCGTACTCGCTGGAGCGTACGATGGCTAAAAACTCTGACAATGTGTACAACTTCCTAAAGCAGCTGATTGCTGAGTACACACCAAAGGCCCAGGCCGAAACCAGGGCCATCGAGGAGTTTGCCCGCAAGGAGATGGGACCCAACTTCAAGCTGCAGCCTTACGACCGTTTCTACTATTCGGCTAAGATGAAGCAGGAGATGCTGAACCTGAGCGACGACGAAGTAAAACCTTACTTTAACATCGACAGCGTGATTGTGAACGGTGTGTTCTACGCAGCTCATCGTGTTTACGGTTTGAACTTCGTACAGCGCAAGGATGTGCCTACTTATCACCCCGACATGAAGGTGTTTGAGGTACGCGATAAGAATGGAAAAATGCTGGCTTTGTTCTATAGCGATCCTTACCGCCGCCCCACCAAGCGCGGCGGTGCCTGGATGAGCGCTTTTGCCAAGCAGAGCGGCTTGCGCCAGCAGTTGCCTATTATATATAATGTAACCAACTATGCCAAGGCTCCCGAGGGTCAGCCCACGCTGATTACCTGGGACGAGGTAACAACACTGTTCCATGAGTTTGGTCACGCCCTGCACGGTATGCTCTCTAACTGTTATTACAACACCCTGAGCGGTACCGCTGTGGCTCGCGACTTTGTGGAGATGCCATCGCAGTTTAACGAGAGCTTTGCCTCGATTCCTGAGATCTTCGACCACTACGCCAAGCACGCTGTTACCGGTGAGCCTATGCCTGCCGACCTGAAGGAGAAGATGCTGAAGAGCATTAACTTCCAAACAGCCTACGCCCTGGGCGAGAACCTGGCTGCTACTTGTCTGGATCTGGCTTGGCACCATCTTTCAGTAAACGAGATACCTACAGCCGACGACGCTGCGCAGTTCGAAATCGACGCGCTGAAGAAGATCGGTCTTTACGATACCCAGATTCCACCACGCTACAGCACTTCTTACTTCAACCACGTTTGGGGCGGAGGTTATGCTGCCGGCTACTACAGCTATCTGTGGACCGAGGTGCTGGCCTGCAACGTAGCCGATACCTTTGAGAAGTTGGGCGCCTTGAAACCCGAGACCGGCGATGCCTTCCGAATGAAGGTGCTGAGCCGCGGTAACACCAAGGACCAGATGGAGATGTTTACCGACTTTACTGGCATGAAGAACCCCGACGCTTCGGGTTTCCTGAAGTATAGAGGTCTGTAAACCTGCTAGTTGGTTAATAATTCCTAAATGATAGACCCTAAAAATGGTAATATCAAATAATTGGAGTAATTTTGTAGGTCAAAAAGAAGGATATATTAAGTTGTTTAACATTTAAATGTTTTATTATCAATGATTTATTCAAAAGAAGTGGAGAACATGTGTAGCGTTTGTAAGGGCGCTTACCATGGACCTGCACCTATCCCCGAGGAGGGCAAATGGGTAGCAGTAAAGGAAATCAAGGAAATTTCTGGTTACACCCACGGTATTGGCTGGTGCGCACCTCAGCAGGGTGCCTGCAAGCTGAGCCTGAACGTTAAGGACGGTGTAATCCAGGAGGCTCTTGTTGAGACCATCGGATGTACTGGTATGACTCACTCAGCTGCTATGGCTTCTGAGATTCTGCCTGGTAAGACCATCCTCGAGGCTCTGAACACAGACCTCGTTTGCGATGCTATCAACACCGCTATGCGCGAGCTCTTCCTGCAGATTGTTTACGGACGTACACAGAGTGCTTTCTCTGAGGGCGGTCTGGCTATCGGCGCTGGTCTTGAGGACCTCGGTAAGGGTCTTCGCTCACAGACTGGTACACTTTATGGCACCGTTGCTAAGGGTACACGTTACCTCGAGCTCACTGAGGGTTACATCACAAAGCAGTACCTCGACGCTAACAACGAGGTTTGCGGTTACGAGTATGTACACCTCGGCAAGATGATGGAGGCCATCAAGAACGGTATGGACGCCAACGAGGCTATGAAGAAGTTCACTGGTTCTTACGGTCGTACAACCGAGGAGCAGGGTGCAGTTAAGGCAATTGATCCACGTAAAGAATAATAGGAGGATACGACAATGATTAGAAAAGTACAGTTTGAGAGTCAGGAGCGCCGTATCAACCAGGTTCTTGCTGCTCTGAAGGAGAATGGCATCAACTCTATCGAGGAGGCCAATGAGATTTGTGAAAAGGCTGGTATCGATCCATATCAGATGTGTGAGGACACACAGCTGATCTGCTTCGAGAACGCTAAATGGGCATATGTTTGTGGTGCTGCTATCGCCATCAAGAAGGGCGTTAAGACTGCTGCCGAGGCTGCTGAGGCCATCGGTATCGGTCTGCAGAGCTTCTGTATCCCCGGATCAGTAGCCGACGATCGTAAGGTAGGTATCGGTCACGGTAACCTCGCCGCTCGTCTGCTCCGTGAGGAGACTGAGTGCTTCGCTTTCCTCGCTGGTCACGAGAGCTTCGCTGCTGCTGAGGGTGCTATCAAGATTGCTGAGATGGCTAACAAGGTTCGTAAGAATCCTCTTCGCGTTATCCTGAACGGTCTTGGTAAGGACGCTGCTCAGATCATCAGCCGTATCAACGGTTTCACATACGTACAGACTAAGTTCGATTACTTCACTGGTGATCTGAACGTGGTTAAGGAGGTTCCTTATGGTAACAACCCAAGCCGTCTGAAGGTTAAGTGCTATGGCGCTGACGACGTACGTGAGGGTGTAGCTATCCTGTGGAAGGAGAACGTAGATGTATCAATCACTGGTAACTCTACAAACCCAACACGTTTCCAGCACCCAGTAGCTGGTACTTACAAGAAGGAGCGCGTACTCGCTGGTAAGCCTTACTTCTCAGTAGCTTCTGGTGGTGGTACCGGTCGTACTCTGCACCCAGATAACATGGCTGCTGGTCCTGCTTCTTACGGTATGACCGACACCATGGGCCGTATGCACTCTGACGCTCAGTTCGCTGGTTCTTCATCAGTACCTGCACACGTTGAGATGATGGGATTCCTGGGTATGGGTAACAACCCAATGGTAGGTGCTACTGTTTCTGTAGCAGTTGCTATCGACCTCGCCCTGAACAAAAAGTAATTTATTTACTTGAGATATTAAAATTTAAGCCTCGCCAATCGGCGGGGCTTATTTTTTGTTGTTATCAGCAAGAGGGCGTAGGGCTTACTGTACCTTGGTCATGTGATAACCCATGCGCTTAAGCTGTACGGCAGCTCCCATCAGGTAAAGCTGGTGCAGACAGCTCACATAACCGTTGAAAGCCTCTTTGGTGCCGGGCTCCAGGTGCTGGTGCATCAGTGCGTTGTAAACACGCTGGGCGCACTCGCCGGTAAGTTTTTCAAGAGCGCTGTAATCGTCGCCCTGCAGCAGGAGTACTTCCTCACGGATGTATTCGTCCATCGCATCGTAGCCGCGCTTGTCGCGCATGTAAGCATACAGGTCTTCTACCTTCGAGTAGATCTCCCATTCGGTATCCCACATCTTGGCTACGGCCAGACCGATATACATCATCCAACCCAACGAGGCCGAAGGATAAGCCTGGAACTCGCGAATGCCATCGGGGATATAAGCCTTGGCTATCTCCTCCCACTTGTCTTCTACATCGGGGCACTCGGGCAGGCGCTCATCTACCTCGTTCAAACTCTGCAGAAACTGGTGCAGATCATTACGTAATTGTTCTTCAAATTTTTCCATTTCGGGTGCAAAATTAATTCTTTTCTGGCAAATTACAAAAAAAAATTGTATCTTTGCACCAAATTCTAACACAACAATGAAAATAGTAATTCTTGACGGGTACACAGCTAATCCTGGCGATTTGTCGTGGAACGAGCTGGAGAAGTTGGGCGATGTTACGGTGTATGAGCGTACGGCGCCCCAGGAGACGGTAGTACGTGCGGCCGAGGCCGACGTGGTGTTAACCAACAAGGTGCTGATAACCAGCGAGGTGATGGCACAGTTGCCCAAGCTGAAGTATATCGGCGTGCTGGCAACAGGCTACAACGTGGTGGATATCAAGGCGGCACACGAGCGCGACATTGTGGTAACCAACGTGCCGGCTTACAGCACCGAGAGCGTGGCACAGATGGTGTTCTCGCATCTGCTTACGGTAACTAACCGAACAGAGCATTATGCCCAGCAGAACCGCGAGGGCAAGTGGAGTAGGAGTAAGGACTTCTGCTACTGGGATGCCCCACTGACCGAGCTGGCCGGTAAGACATTCGGCATTGTAGGTTTGGGAAATATCGGTATGCGTGTGGCCCAGATTGCGCTGGCTTTCGGTATGAAGGTAAAGGCGCTGAGCAGTAAAGAGGTGCTGCCTGCCGGTATCGAGAAAGTAAATCTGGATGAGTTGCTGGCTACCAGCGATGTGCTGTCGCTGCACTG is a genomic window of Xylanibacter ruminicola 23 containing:
- a CDS encoding glycosyltransferase family 2 protein → MLTLKILFWAMLLIVFYTYLGYGILLYIILRLKRLFAGAPRKAVVPADEQLPTITLLICAYNEEDVVPEKMANTLAIDYPREKFRIMWVTDGSTDRTNELLKAYPEVDIVFSPERRGKSAALKHGLQELKTRYVAFTDANTMINPGAMKEIARLFTDPTVGCVSGEKRVAARKEGQMAAEGEGLYWRYESTLKRWDSELFSAMGAAGELYAIDPQLVREVPDNALLDDFMMSMFVVQDGKRIAYTPDAYAQEYGSANIFEESKRKRRIAAGGLQSIWWLRSLLNPIKYPLVSFQYISHRVLRWSITPIAMVILLGINILLSVMRAGSFFDLMLAAQILFYLGAFAGWLLARHGVKNKLLYTAYYFVFMNLNVFRGMAYLRSHNHSGAWEKAKRS
- a CDS encoding ribonuclease E/G, whose amino-acid sequence is MTSEVIIDVQPKDISIALLEDKQLVEYQQEQRTASFSVGNIYVAKVKKLMPGLNACFVDVGAERVAFLHYLDLGTQFNSYEKYLKQVVSDRKKLYPIQKAHIQPELKKDGSIANTLKVGQEILVQIVKEPINTKGPRLTCELSFAGRYLVLIPFEDGVSVSTKIKKGEERSRLKQLIQSIKPKNFGVIVRTVAEGKRAAELDAELKILLKRWEDVISKVQKTTERPQLCFEEESRAVALLRDLFNPTYDGIHVNDSGIYDEIKNYLGLIAPEKKDIVKLYNGTVPIFDNFDVTKQLKSGFGKTVNYKHGAYLIIEHTEAMHVVDVNSGTRIKKENNQEANALETNLGAADELARQLRLRDMGGIIIVDFIDMKLPEDRQLLYERMCKNMQKDRAKHNILPLSKFGLMQITRQRVRPAMNVNVEETCPTCFGKGTIKSSILFTDTLESKIDTLVNKIGMRKFYLHVHPYVAAYINQGLFSLKMKWQMKYGLGVRVIPSQKLAFLQYEFYDADRQYIDMKEEIETK
- a CDS encoding HU family DNA-binding protein, whose translation is MTKAEIINRIAEETGLAKKDVAISVEAFMECIRESLASEKENVYLRGFGTFVVKRRAQKTARNISKNTTLVIEAHDFPAFKPSKSFIEKMK
- the pyk gene encoding pyruvate kinase, with the translated sequence MKQTKIVASISDRRCDQDFIRSLFEAGMNVVRMNTAHADEQGIKNIINNVRSVSHHIGILIDTKGPEVRTTGCPEPIAYKTGDVVKIFGRPEMDTTHDIINLSYADFAADVHEGCHILFDDGALDMKVIGINGPAVIAQVQNDGVLGSHKSVNVPGVHIALPTLTEKDRKNIKLAIDQDIDFIAHSFVRSAADVRAVQAILDAYNSDIKIISKIENQEGVDNIDEIIEASYGIMIARGDLGIEVPIERIPGIQRQIIRKCVRAKKPVIVATQMLHTMINNPRPTRAEVTDIANAIYYRTDALMLSGETASGKYPVEAVRTMAAIAEQAEKDKMRENDIEVPLSPTCDIREFMAHSAIEATEKLGVKGIITDASSGDTARNLAAFRGPNPVLAICYNDKLQRLLNLSYGVIPVFQKEHIDNEVLFHAAVRMLRQKGYVQDADKIAYLSGNVGEGGGTKFLEINTVKEVMTNQYKFHLPHSNK
- a CDS encoding M3 family metallopeptidase — its product is MDMNFKRTLMTMSIAAVMLPTFAADGLPKGAPDFSKIKETDYLPAIEKAIKLKRQEINKIVSNKQKPTFKNTILALEKSGLELDKWLNVAEGLASAHKTPAIAEAEKKSTPLLTELENEISFNKALFKRVKYVYDNEYKNLKGEDKRLTEVVYKGFVRSGALLDDAKMERMMQINMRISELQQQWGDMLPAATNNAVVWVYSKDELKGLSDADIAQCKKDAETRGGKAPYAIVIVNTTQQAILSSLENRDLRRRVFEASRHRADGSDQYNTFPLVVEIAKLRAEKAELMGYKNYASYSLERTMAKNSDNVYNFLKQLIAEYTPKAQAETRAIEEFARKEMGPNFKLQPYDRFYYSAKMKQEMLNLSDDEVKPYFNIDSVIVNGVFYAAHRVYGLNFVQRKDVPTYHPDMKVFEVRDKNGKMLALFYSDPYRRPTKRGGAWMSAFAKQSGLRQQLPIIYNVTNYAKAPEGQPTLITWDEVTTLFHEFGHALHGMLSNCYYNTLSGTAVARDFVEMPSQFNESFASIPEIFDHYAKHAVTGEPMPADLKEKMLKSINFQTAYALGENLAATCLDLAWHHLSVNEIPTADDAAQFEIDALKKIGLYDTQIPPRYSTSYFNHVWGGGYAAGYYSYLWTEVLACNVADTFEKLGALKPETGDAFRMKVLSRGNTKDQMEMFTDFTGMKNPDASGFLKYRGL
- a CDS encoding iron-sulfur cluster assembly scaffold protein — encoded protein: MIYSKEVENMCSVCKGAYHGPAPIPEEGKWVAVKEIKEISGYTHGIGWCAPQQGACKLSLNVKDGVIQEALVETIGCTGMTHSAAMASEILPGKTILEALNTDLVCDAINTAMRELFLQIVYGRTQSAFSEGGLAIGAGLEDLGKGLRSQTGTLYGTVAKGTRYLELTEGYITKQYLDANNEVCGYEYVHLGKMMEAIKNGMDANEAMKKFTGSYGRTTEEQGAVKAIDPRKE
- a CDS encoding GGGtGRT protein, whose translation is MIRKVQFESQERRINQVLAALKENGINSIEEANEICEKAGIDPYQMCEDTQLICFENAKWAYVCGAAIAIKKGVKTAAEAAEAIGIGLQSFCIPGSVADDRKVGIGHGNLAARLLREETECFAFLAGHESFAAAEGAIKIAEMANKVRKNPLRVILNGLGKDAAQIISRINGFTYVQTKFDYFTGDLNVVKEVPYGNNPSRLKVKCYGADDVREGVAILWKENVDVSITGNSTNPTRFQHPVAGTYKKERVLAGKPYFSVASGGGTGRTLHPDNMAAGPASYGMTDTMGRMHSDAQFAGSSSVPAHVEMMGFLGMGNNPMVGATVSVAVAIDLALNKK
- a CDS encoding D-2-hydroxyacid dehydrogenase, whose product is MKIVILDGYTANPGDLSWNELEKLGDVTVYERTAPQETVVRAAEADVVLTNKVLITSEVMAQLPKLKYIGVLATGYNVVDIKAAHERDIVVTNVPAYSTESVAQMVFSHLLTVTNRTEHYAQQNREGKWSRSKDFCYWDAPLTELAGKTFGIVGLGNIGMRVAQIALAFGMKVKALSSKEVLPAGIEKVNLDELLATSDVLSLHCPLTDSTRHLINKESLKKMKPSAILINTGRGPLIDDDAVAEALEEGRLGAFCADVMTVEPPAADNKLQKQPNAYITPHIAWASTEARVRLIQVATENVRCFISGKPQNMV